In Heterodontus francisci isolate sHetFra1 chromosome 5, sHetFra1.hap1, whole genome shotgun sequence, one DNA window encodes the following:
- the LOC137370330 gene encoding probable G-protein coupled receptor 139, with product MYETFHSVIKIYYLILAVIGVPVNLVTIVILSRGHCGLSTCTTRYLVAMATADLLVIITEVILRQIRYYYFPLCFLDITPVCSIIYVLSCAATECSVWFTVTFTFDRFVAICCQKLKTKYCTEKTAAVVLATTCILLCLTNIPFYFRYESYGRIDNVPYLCVTKPVYYTDPRWVGFKWFHTVLTPLLPFALILLLNILTVRHILVASRVRKRLRGQSKGENRSDPEMESRRKSMILLFTLSANFILLWSVYVLYFLYYNIAGSDPNNSRDFVYFFGHVGTVLLNLSCCTNTFIYGATQSKFREQTYFYNIKVLHSFDSPRAVESLIHALVISRLTLSNVLLVDIPFTRHGTPAMCLTDNGGEFANNEFRDMCENMNIIVMNPAAECSFSNGLCERNQVALDLFALLFPFKGIYISSVQTISSLKKNVLQQLCDILDPGTKEATDIPGVMSSASRMHNGDSNHRSRSETWSSGFCSR from the exons ttaatttagtgacgattgtgatcctgtcccgtggaCACTGTGGACTCTCTacctgcaccactcgttacctggtggccatggcaacggcagatctactggtcattatcactgaggtcatactgagaCAGAtccgttattattatttcccattatgttttctggacatcacccctgtgtgtagtattatctatgtcctgagttGTGCAGCTACAgagtgttctgtctggttcaccgtcactttcacctttgatcgatttgtggccatttgttgccagaagctaaaaactaaatattgcaccgagaaaactgcggctgtggttctagcaacaacctgcattctgctctgtttaacaaacatccccttctactttagaTATGAATCTTATGGGAGAATCGACAATGTACCTTATCTCTGTGTTACAAAGCCAGTCTATTATACTGATCCCAGATGGGTGGGATTTAAATGGTTTCATACAGTTTTAactccattgctcccatttgctttaattctgttgctcaacattctgacagtcagacacattttagtggccagtcgagtccgtaagagactgaggggtcagagcaagggagagaatcgcagtgacccagagatggagagcagaaggaagtctatgattttactcttcactctATCCgcaaacttcatacttctgtggtcagTATATGTTCtatatttcttatattataacatcgcaGGAAGTGATCCCAACAATTCCAGAGATTTTGTATATTTCTTTGGACATGTTGGAACTGTGCTGcttaatttaagttgctgcacaaacacatttatttatggagctactcagtccaagttcagagagcag ACCTACTTCTATAACATCAAAGTCCTCCATTCATTCGACAGTCCACGTGCTGTTGAATCTCTCATCCATGCTCTTGTCATCTCAAGACTCACTTTATCCAATGTCCTCCTGGTCGACATCCCATTTACAAG ACATGGGACACCAGCAATgtgtctgactgataatggaggagaatttgccaataatgagttcagagacatgtgtgaaaatatgaacatcataGTCATGAATCCTGCAGCTGAATGTTCTTttagcaatggactctgtgaaaggaatcag gtagctctggatttgtttgccctacttttccccttcaaaggaatatacATCAGCAgtgtccaaactatctcttctttgaag aagaatgtcctgcagcagctctgtgacatccttgaccctggcaccaaggaggcaacagacATTCCCGGAGTCATG tcctccgcctcgcggatgcacaacggtGACTCCAACCACCGCTcgcgttccgaaacctggagctcaggcttctgcagccggtga